A single window of Plasmodium reichenowi strain SY57 chromosome 14, whole genome shotgun sequence DNA harbors:
- a CDS encoding secretory complex protein 62: protein MSNRMEELDPDMLGVLKCAFNGGVKVKSAAEVGKRAVEYFRGDDFVNFLSTNGEMLKKKFPNLFINRNLSDMKEIEEFADMFIQKGYIYKAQYKPIKGINEKDENGVYKRPKWPKRLIMTSKQNFDKTSFYILVHERNKKLQYFMLISLISIVLICCMFPVWPLRLKLALWHISVAFLTLISIIIVGRLVAFIFFWFFGVDYWIFPNLFDEECNVVESFLPLQSWVYRNDTWFLFVARMCTAVLLAIAIQQLGKTHSIADIRNFATQSYIDIIEWGNKKLAASPENVSMYKSIDSKATFEGNVDDDDTVYDENEENYDCLKKCGFTSFEELVRKCFLKCECMEKVIKSECYKKKCSKVTKAVLDEAHKEACFDKSDN, encoded by the exons ATGAGTAACAGAATGGAG GAATTAGATCCTGATATGCTTGGAGTGCTTAAGTGCGCTTTCAATGGAGGAGTAAAAGTGAAAAGTGCAGCGGAGGTTGGAAAGAGAGCAGTAGAATATTTTAGAGGTGACGattttgtaaattttttaagtACTAATGGTGAAATgttaaaaaagaaatttcctaatttatttataaatagAAATTTATCAGATATGAAAGAAATTGAAGAATTTGCTGACATGTTCATACAGAAAggttatatttataaagcTCAATATAAACCAATAAAAGgaataaatgaaaaagatgaaaatgGTGTTTATAAAAGACCTAAATGGCCAAAACGATTAATTATGACTTCAAAACAAAATTTTGATAAAACaagtttttatatattagtacatgaaagaaataaaaaattacaatattttatgttaaTAAGTTTAATTAGTATAGTTCTAATTTGTTGTATGTTTCCAGTTTGGCCACTCAGATTAAAATTAGCTTTATGGCATATTTCAGTAGCATTCTTAACATTAATATCAATAATCATAGTAGGAAGATTAGTTgcttttattttcttctgGTTTTTTGGTGTAGATTATTGGATATTCCCAAATTTATTTGATGAAGAATGTAATGTAGTAGAATCATTTTTGCCATTGCAATCATGGGTTTATAGAAATGACACATGGTTTTTATTTGTAGCAAGAATGTGTACAGCTGTTTTGTTAGCTATAGCTATACAACAATTAGGTAAAACACATTCCATTGCAGATATACGTAATTTTGCTACACAATCATATATTGATATTATTGAATGGGGTAATAAGAAATTAGCTGCTTCTCCTGAAAATGTTTCAATGTATAAATCTATAGATTCAAAAGCAACCTTTGAAGGAAACGtagatgatgatgataccgtttatgatgaaaatgaagaaaattatgattgtttaaaaaaatgtggATTTACGAGTTTTGAAGAATTAGTTAGAAAATGTTTCTTAAAGTGTGAATGCATGGAG aAAGTTATCAAGTCAGAATGCTACAAGAAAAAATGCTCCAAAGTTACAAAGGCTGTTCTGGATGAAGCACATAAAGAAGCATGTTTTGATAAATCAGacaattaa